The genomic segment TCCTCCCTCAGACACCctctgaaaactgttttccaaacgagttgaaatgacgattactgcctacttttttcaaaatttcctgattgctatcaaaacaaacaacttcccacttgattacatcagcattcgaaagagggcgcacgcgtcttttgaaaacccctgtgtctgaaatcgctccctactcactatacagggcactatatagtgaggacgccattttgtagtgctgtccgaaaccttactgaggattatttacaccctatacagtgcactcaaagtatcccacaatgcatcacgaagtaTTTTTTTTACATTCACACAGTTGTATAATTATCATTAAAAGTCTTCAAATATTTTCAAATGCATTCAAGAGTGACATTGCTTTTTTGCATTTCATCCACTTTAAGGCAGTGAGAATTTTCTAAAAGATGTTTTTTGAACACAGTGAAAATAGGCTTCACTTTTTTCCATTTTGAGCAGTGAATGAAATATTTCGAGAGCAATAGTAAATTATTCATAACATAGTCCGCTTGTGAATCCTTCAGACTCGTCCCAAATGTTATGTTGTCCAGGGTAAGTGTGTCCTGTAGCTGGATTTTAGAAGAAAGCCAGTCCAAAAAGTCCTCCCAAAATGTTTTTGTGTAAATACATTGAAAGAAAAGATGGTCCGTAGTTTCAATATCTGATTCACAGAAAATACACTTGTTATCAATACTGTCAATATTGAACCTCACTCTTAGCATTCCACTGGATGGATAAATCTCATTCAACCTCTACTTCAGAGAACTTCTGAAAGATGGAATTTCTATTTGAACGTATTGGGTACAGATTATTATTCAAATGATTATGTAGGATTTTGTTTGGTATCTCTTTGTTAAGAAAGTCTTGTTCCATGATGTAGAGTATTGGAAGGTTAGGAGGAGGCAAACTCTCAGGATCAATGTTTTGTACAAGTTGTTTGACTGGTTGAGGAATTGCTTTGCATATTTTATTAAATTCAGCTTTTTTGCAGGTAATATTATGAATGGAGCAGAAGTTTTCATATAACAGCCAGTTGCCCTGATTATCCATAAGGTGAGATATTAACCAAATACCTTTATCCATCCAGTGTTGCAAAAAGAGAGATTTTCCATGACACAGAACATATCTATTATTCCCAGAAGTGTGTATTGTATTCTTGTTAGACCAATTTAGAGGAAAATTAATCCAGATCACACAAATCAAAATTCTATCAAGTCATATTGCGATTGTGGTATGAATCGTAAATGGACaggatttatatagcgcatttctacTCCTACGAGCACTCAAAGCGCTGTAGTGTATGCCTCAAGGACAGCTTGATAGGGTCAGGTGGAGCAGGGCTCGAACCTGCAACCCTCTGGTTGCCAAACGACACCTGCCCCACCACTGCCCCAACCACTGCCCCAATGATGTTTTTTGATTCTATAATGCTATATATAGAGCAAAGCAAGGTTTAATATGACTGCATACACATAATTTCCATGTGTTATCCAACCCACTTGTAGTTTTACATTGTACATCATTGGAGAGATCAGTACCAAAGCATTGTTGCTTCATGTTTGTAATTTCAGGCGGGCCAACCGTGGACAGAGATTCTTACAAAGAAGATAACTGGTTAAGTGATGAACGCCAGTGTCAGGAAGCAATAGCTCTGATGAAGCACACAGCAGATGAATCGGTGGTAAAGGAGAGATGAAGTTAACCCTGGTCTGTCGTCAGAAGATTTTGCATGACCCTGACAAGTCATCTGACATTCTAACCATTTTCCCATGATTCATGGACATACCTGGTCTGGTGAGTCTTACAGTAGACATACACATTTGAAATCTAGTGCTGTATTTTTGCAGTAATCTATAACTTGTTTCTATTCTGTCTTTTTGGTAGAGTGAGCAGGATTTTACACTTCTTTTTGGTGACTCAACCTCTGCAAAGCTGTTGGAGAAATGGTCCACCAACATAAAACCAAAGGTCATTGCACAGAGCCGTGGCCTGACACAGACGAGGGAGCTCCAAGAGCTCGTCCAGAATGCTGTCGCTACTGAAGTTGAAGAAGGTAATTATAATGGCTGTACTGAAAAATAATTCGCATAAGTCATTACTGTAATTGTAGACAAATGAGGAATCAATGTGTTGGtggtgagaggtttttttttttttttctgaaactgctgttccataactgtaatTGTAGGCAACACAGGTTACTGGGGTTTTGGACTAGTTCATTTTGTTTTCTATTTCTccaggtgacctggcgacttgtccaggatgtaccctgcctttcccccgtagtcagctgggataggctccagcttgcctgcgaccctgtagaacaggataaagtggctagagatgatgagatgagatttctccaGGCTGGGACAGTGACATGTCCTCCATTCTCTTGCTGGTCCACCTTCTACCACCTTCGAGTCAAGGGCGCAAAAGACCAGGGAAGATTTCAGCTCGACAAGCCTGTGATTGCCTAGCGAAATTCATCAAGGTGAAGCTATAGCACAGACTAAACACTTCTTAAGTGTAATGATGCTTAAGTTCTTCAAATTGCTCATTCTTGTCCTGTCTACTTATTATGCAATTGTGTAAAACCAGTGGAATAGTGGATATAAGAGCTAGTACAACCAATATTTCCACATTTCCAAAGCAGTAGATGCATTACCTATTCAGTTCCAAAACAAACCATTAAGAAATTTGATCGTCCTGGTGAAAGAATTCAGTTGAACTACTGTGGAATCCAAATTGCTCATTCTGGGCTGAATTGCCTGTGCCACAAGTTTGGGTTGGGTTCATGTAATGTAGGTGCACAGTAATTATCAAAAACAGTGATTGTGCGATGAAATTTTGGTTAATTAATCTACAGTGAGTTAAATCTGACATTTTCTTCAGTTTATACTGTAAACACAGAGATTGAAGAGAATGTTCACACTGCTATTTTTTGAACAGGGTACTCTGAGATTtgcttcatgtaaaaaaaaaaaaggatttgatTTGTAATGTGTAATGCTTCCACTGGAGATGTTTGTAATAGCTTTTATTTCTAATTCATTCAGCTTATTTAAAGTTTGTTATGTGGAAATCCTCACTCCTTATTCAGGTTGCCTGCTGACATTAGGTcacatttgtgttttttttctttcacagaCTGGTATCAGCATACAGGGCCATTTGGAGGGCATCACACAGAGTGTTATAAACTCATCGACGAACACGTGTGGAAGGGATTTGCTATGGAGCAGTAAGGTGgtacagatgggtgacaaattaaaaCCAAAATGAAGTGTCTTAGTCGTGACGCCACCACGAGTCTCCAGAATATCTTCAGTGCTCCTTGCCAAGTCTGTGGAAGTGTATTGGAGGGATGAACTTTCCTCCACGTTATTCCCTCATTTATATACAACCTTTATTTAATCAGGTCATTTCACTGAGATCAAGATTTATTTTGTAAGAGAGACCCGAGTACAGCAGAGAGACCTCAGGGAGGGGAATCTGAAAAACTAAAGCCTTTTGGAGGATTTGTGCCTGTACTTTGTCGtcgtccccacacacacacttttcaaatCAAAACTCCCCCCAGCCAATTAACTTCAAATTCCGTATTTAATTagctgtgtgtatatacagagCGATTCTGCATCTATTTAGAATGCAGACACTGTTGAGCCTCTGTGCTGTTGGAGTGAAGGTTAATCAAAAGAAAGTTGATTCCTTTTACGGTTGTATTGGGTGTGTTGTTCTGACTACAATCAGAAAAGAGTGTTGAAGTCCTCCTGAGTTAGTTTTGACAAGTTTGGAGAAGGTGAGTTGTGTTTAATAGCCGTTTTCTTTTTGTATTATGAACAAAGGAAAAGTGCCGACCTACTGCTCAGGCCAGAGGACTAAAAGCGAACTTAAAGATGCTTCATTTTAACATATAAAAGCTGTACCTTGGAAAGTAAAATGTATCGTATGATATTTTGCAGTTTATGAAAATATTTCAACATGAAAGTCGAGGTGACCACAGCGGTGACCTTCATCACCGGATTACTGAGAGGAAGAGGACCTCTGTCCGAAAAACAGCTCCAACACTTCAGCCGTTCTCTGGAAGAGGCGTTAGGAGGTGAGATTAAACACCACATTACACACCTGTGACTTCTGACAAAAGGATCCACATCATATTTAGTCTTTATCCGATCTACTTATTTTTCATTTTCACTGAAATGGACAAATACCTTTACAATTATACCGACTCCTTGCTGTGGTCTGAGAAAAAGGGAAAGCTGATTAGTGTGGCATTCAGTTAAAGTCAGTGATGTATAAAGACCTAGATTTAATGGCGGACAGATGTTTATCTCGGGAGCATTAACACTGCCCAGAAATGCTGCCTTTCTCGAGAGCCTCATCCCAAGTGAATGATAGTCATGATATTCTAATAACAAATCTATTCTTAAAACAATCTGCGAGTTGAACAGAGTTTTTAAAAGTCTGTTTTCTTTGATTCTAGAGCATTATGAGCACCACTGGTTCCCTGACGCACCGTTCAGAGGTTCGGGATATCGATGCCTCAGAATCAATCGCAGGATGGAGCCGCTAGTAGGGAAGGCTGCTTACACCAGTGGTCTCAGCATGGAGCAGGTTCGCGCCCTCTTACCGTGTGAGCTGACAGTGTGGGTCGACCCCTACGAAGTGTCCTACCGGATCGGGGAGAACGGGTCCATAGGTGTGCTGTAAGAGTCCACACCACTGCCGCTGGAGACTCATCTCAACTCTGTGATGACCGTCTCCAGCTAATCTCTCAGCACATCTGGCCcacatctgtttgacattttaaaCGATGATTTTAATGACTGGTCTCGTTGCACGTATATATCCAATTTATTGGATTATATAATCCAATAAATTGGATATGTTTTGGTTCAGTTCCTTATTTTAACGCCTGtaaattaatttttatttcatttgtaaatattttgataattttatttgtaaatattaAGATTTTTATTATTCTTAAATATTTAGATATTATTTTTagtaaatatttttattaaagatgattaaataaatatattttgattAAAGATGATGCTTCAGTTTTTTTCATAGTGTTTGTTTTACATTTGCATGATGCGTAATACAGTTTATAAATACAGTAAGTGCACATTTTCGGTGGAACTGTAGCCCATTTGTTGTTGTATAATTTCTGACCCCTCTCTACCACATCCATCAGTGGAAAGGGTCCATCAGAGGGCCACACTGATCCACTCCTACCAGTGACAGATCCACTGCCTTATCAGTGTTGCTGCTATGAGAATGATCACCCAGCCAAACAATAGGAGATGACTGACTTTCAGCTTCTGATGTGTTAAACGACTCTGTGAACATCGTGGTACCTTTAGTTTGAACTCCCCCaattttcaagtgatcaaaaatattggaatagGTATTTCTTTTCCCCTCGGTGTGCCCTGTTCTGTTGATTCTTTAAGCAATAAATAGCTCTGAGTGTCTACTCTTAGTTCGAGCCCTTGGTTTTGCCTGTGAAGACTGactttgttgttaaaaaggataaacctacatgaagaccagagagctgtctctgGGAAAACAAGCCATTTCAAAGCTGAGGGAAAAAACCATGATCGgagccattgcacaagcattgggcCAAACCAATACACCAATTTGGAATGtcgtgaaaaagaaagaaaccagtgGTGTATCACAACTAGGCAATGACCATGTTGGCTGAGGAACATAACTGCAGATGATGATGATAGAaaccagggccgctgacagctttggctgggcccgggacaaaatgctctgaatgggcccccccccagGCCAACCCACACACGCATCCTTTAACCGaatgccattaaatgtattccgttacgccccaagcctgcatgcgacagtccccgcaatgccttcctaaactcatggatagtctactataatcacgcgattggggtgctcttgaaggagcagcgatggatggGGGATtttgggcagggctgggggcgaacatactgtagtatactgtgcgtatgtactgtccagtgtgaaaagcagagaagaacacaccgctcgagaaacggcgggatatgattgcgggctaatgtgaatattcttagcttcaatcagatacagtggtgcttgaaagtttgtgaaccctttagaattttctatatttctgcataaatatgacctaaaacatcatcagattttcacacaagtcctaaaagtagataaagagaacccagttaaacaaatgagacaaaaatattatacagtacatggtcttttgtttattgaggaaaatgatccaatattacatatctgtgagtggcaaaagtatgtgaacctttgctttcagtatctggtgtgacccccttgtgcagcaataactgcaactaaacatttcctgtaagtgttgatcagtcctgcacaccggcttggaggaattttagcctgtttctccatacagaacagcttcaactctgggatgttggtgggtttcctcacatgaactgctcgcttcaggtccttccacaacatttccattggattatggtcaggactttgactaagccattccaaaacattaactttattcttctttagccattttttggcagaacgacttgtgtgcttagggtcgttgtcttgctgcatgacccaccttctcttgagattcagttcatggacagatgtcctgacattttcctttagaattcgctggtataattcacagttcattgttccatcaatgatggcaagccatcctggcccagatgcagcaaaacaggcccaaaccatgatactaccaccaccatgtttcacagatgggataaggttcttatgctggaatgcagttttcctttctccaaccataacacttctcatttaaaccaaaaaattctattttgatctcatccgtccacaaaacatttttccaatagccttctggcttgtccacatgatctttagcaaactgcagatgagcagcaatgttctttttggagagcagtggctttctccttgcaaccctgccatgcacaccattgttgttcagtgttctcctgatggtggactcatgaacattaacattagccaatgtgagagaggccttcagttgcttagaagttaccctggggtcctttgtgacctcaccaactattacacgccttgctcttggagtgatctttgttggtcgaccactcctggggagggtaacaatggtcttgaatttcctccatttgtacacaatctgtctgactgtggattcgtggagtccaaactctttagatatggttttgtaaccttttccagcctgatgagcatcaacaacgctttttctgaggtcctcagaaatctcctttgttcatgccatgatacacttccacaaacatgtgttgtgaagatcagattttgatagatccctgttctttaaataaaacagggtgcccaatcacacctgattgtcatcccattgattgaaaacaccagactctaatttcaccttcaaattaaatgctaatcctagaggttcacatacttttgccactcacagatctgtaatattggatcattttcctcaataaataaatgaccaagtataaaatttttgtctaatttgtttaactgggttctctttatctacttttaggacttgtgtgaaaatctgatgatgttttaggtcatatttatgcagaaatatagaaaattctaaagggttcacaaactttcaagcaccactgtatatgaaacacaatgttattaagctgttgtggttatgaaatgattcaatgccctgtgcgtttgatatggtgttcagtgtgacttgctctcccctcgtttgtaacatgagttgcgtgccgcgcgtgccttggttggagtTACTTTACGggactggaaaaagttggctgtgtcttacctgtagGGTGACCACCGACATGAGTCTGTAAGTTAGGACACTTGTGTCCAAAAGTGAGGACAAAGACCCTAAAGTTAGGACACTGTCGCGTTACAGGGGGTAAGAAAAACTTATAAAAAAACGTATGAAGTCAATATATATGAAGTCAAAGGAAAATGGCATTAACTTGGAACACctatcaaaaagagaaatgtggaaaatgatggtcaagaccatgtcaacaagaaacaaaacatcactgtaaagagttgtgtccatctatagacactgaaaaaacagtctttgccatgccataggccaacatatttattcacttgaaaatgaccatcaaaaagaaaaaaaaatgaaaaatcaaaaaatgagtcaagaaacgtaggcctactgtcatttagcctactat from the Neoarius graeffei isolate fNeoGra1 chromosome 2, fNeoGra1.pri, whole genome shotgun sequence genome contains:
- the LOC132878778 gene encoding protein BTG1-like; translation: MKVEVTTAVTFITGLLRGRGPLSEKQLQHFSRSLEEALGEHYEHHWFPDAPFRGSGYRCLRINRRMEPLVGKAAYTSGLSMEQVRALLPCELTVWVDPYEVSYRIGENGSIGVL